Within Fusarium keratoplasticum isolate Fu6.1 chromosome 8, whole genome shotgun sequence, the genomic segment TTAAATCTCCTGTCTGAATGCAGGGTATCGAGGTGCGATAATGCTATCGCATGAGTATCGAACGACATATGGGCTAGAAGTCGCCTCGTTACTAGTAATTACTTGGCCGTTAGGGGTCGTGATAGTGAAGTAGAAGCCACCATCGTATTGAGCTTGGCCGTAGATAAACCGAATGGGCATATAAGTgctagtaattatattaatactgAAGGATGCTGACCTAGCGATGTGATCAAGCTGGTTATAGCGAGCCTTGGCATCGGCATTACTTTGAGTCTAGCTAATATAGGCCTTAGCACTAAGCCATAGGTAAATAGCGTCATTGGCGTAAGGGATGTTGAACTGGTATGTTCCTGTTTCATAGGCGTAGATGTAGCCGTGGTGGTTTAGGGCGAAGTAGTCTAGGTTAAGGTTTATCGCTGAGCCGTAGATGGGACCAGGAGTATTCTCAGAGCCGGGTTAGTAGAGACCTCCAATATATGGTATGGTGCCAATGTAAAGCGGGTTTACTTTCTTGAATGAATCAGGATGAAAGTTCGAGTAGGTGGTATTAGTATTCTGGGTCGGGTTGCTATAGTAGGCCCAATCGAAGCCGAGGTTGTTGCAAGTGATCGGGGTAGGGCAAGCCGTCGCGGTCATAGTGGTTGACTCTATAGTCGTGGAAGCCGATGATGTGGTCTCTATAGTagtagtggtggtggtggctaGCTCtgatgtcgaggaggccgcAGAGGTAGAGACCTTAGTTGTCGAAGAGATCTTAGTAGTCGAGGTTAGCTTAGTCGTGGTGTCGATAGATGAGATCACGGTCGAAGACGAAGATATATTCTCAAAGGGTATAGCCTTAACCATCTATGAGGCCTGCTGCTTATAgtgaagagaaagaagaacaaAAAAAGATGAGGACTGATATACTCACGCGATGCTACATAAAGCTGGGCTGAAAGATGTGATTCTGGTTTAGGTGGATTACATTTATGTCAAACTACTTTCACGTCTATGTTGTTCCTTTTCTTATTAGCTTTAGAGTGCTTTGGAGGCTACCCCAGTGTGCGGCCAGTCTATAAGCTATCTTAGTGATTGCCTCTCTTCAGAGTGAGAGACCTgggccttgatctcgttgaGTTGTTGCTCGTAGTCGAATAAGCTTATGACCTGGGAGAAACATCTTAGGACACGGAATAAAATCATAACCCATCACGACATAAGTCTATATGATTCTTGCATTATGAAGGTCACTACTCTATGACTAGAAGTTGGAGCACTAATGTGCCGTATTTTATGTGTCTAGGCATTCCTACTAGCGGTTAGATCCTATATAGGTTGCTCTGAAATATATCGCAATGTGTAAACCTTACCTGGCTTATTAAGTGATTTGTTGTTTTATCTAGGTCTAGTCTCTCATCGACGCAGATATAGCGCCATAACCATAATTCGGTTCTAAACATTCTTCACCAAGGCCAGCCTACTAGTATTATTCCTTTTTACTTAATGAGAACCCTTAGTAGTGTCACCCTATACTCACTAGTGGTTATCACTTATTTTTAGATGACTAGTTCTTATGATGAAAATGCATTCTATGATCATGAGAGAAGTACTTAAATGATGTTATACCTCCGGTGAATGAAGAGTAATGAGATATAGC encodes:
- a CDS encoding PA14 domain-containing protein; its protein translation is MVKAIPFENISSSSTVISSIDTTTKLTSTTKISSTTKVSTSAASSTSELATTTTTTIETTSSASTTIESTTMTATACPTPITCNNLGFDWAYYSNPTQNTNTTYSNFHPDSFKKNTPGPIYGSAINLNLDYFALNHHGYIYAYETGTYQFNIPYANDAIYLWLSAKAYIS